The following DNA comes from Castanea sativa cultivar Marrone di Chiusa Pesio chromosome 10, ASM4071231v1.
GACccatatttttacatttaaaataaataaaaaaataaatgtcaattttttagagagaataaatcaaatcaaatagtTAGACTATTTGTTACTAATTTATTGTTATACATGACATGTGatgtgaagggaaaaaaaatagacaaatcaaaaaacataaagattTCCATATCCTAGCCATTCAAacagttttgacttttgagcaTAACTGAAATTCTTTACATATATTAAATTCAAAGTTCACTAATGATATCATTCCCACAAaagaaccaaaataaataaataataattacaaaactAAATGTTATGGATTATGTCAAGTTATGAACTTAACAATTTAAGTAAAGAAGaacaagtaaatattttataagaattatatcTCAATCTACTCAACATTGGTAGTAGATTTAGCATTACAAATATTCATACTTGTGAATTGTAGCTCAAGTTGGCAAATTTCATCAAtatttttatctacaatacaatattttaatataacgTAACTGTATCATGAAATTAAATCAAAGCTTATcaataaagagttaaaaatgtataatttatttgactctattaataaattaaaatacctTCAAATCCATATAAAAAACTTTTAGTGGACAACATAGCTTCCACATTCTTAGGCAAAAGACGTGATCGATACggaataagaatttttttcctATGCTAAAACTTGATtcagatgtttttttttttcttgtgctTTTGAGATCTCGTGCCATTAAAGAGAGCTTTGGAAACCGGTTGTAATATTGTTTCCACCAAGGGAGAACTTCCAActttgaattttgctttttacCAAGTCTAGGCTCTTTTAagtacaagtccaattgagatattttttttttgttttgttttggcatTATGACAACTTTCATAATGCTCAAATtcttaatcattaaaaaaaaaaaaattgaaattattttgtttgagtCACTATTGaagtattttgttttgtttactaTTTGTCACTTTGTCAATTGTCACTGACTCACTGTGGCCAGATTTGTGGCTTCGTGCTAgttatatacttaaattagatAGACATTAGTATATTACATTATTACTATTAatactattaaaattaaatagacaaacttggataaaaaaaaaacttggacatGTAGTCAGATACTTAGATAGATATTAGTATATTACTATTccttttgcatatatttttcccttccatttaactttttattttttttagtaaataggAGGCTGCTAGAATACACAAGTTCATTGtgcatttaataataatattatgtaCTTAGGAGTAGTCTAGCACATCTTGCCATAATGCCATatagtttttaaatatattttagggggaaaaaaagttaaaaaaatggaTGGGCTGcaggtcgggtcgggttggCCCACAAAAAAAACGGGCGATCTGTGGGTTGGTCCATATTTAATTCGAAACAAAATGGGAGAGTTTGAGCAGGTTGAAAACGGGCGGGATCGAGTCGAGCCAACAAATTTCAGCTCGTTTTACTATGTCTCACCCTTAAAAGACAGATGAGAGAAGATACTTATGTGAATACCAACCCTACTGAATAGATTGACTCATCCCAAAATGGTTAGACTCGTTTGTTCTATGTAGGACTTGTCCTTCACTCCCACTGCGGCTTTCCTCAAACGAATGTGCTATCCATTAAGCTTGATGTCTGTCTGTCACCTTTGACAACGGACAAGTGAGACACATACAAGTCCAGCTTAGACACTCATCCATCGCCTTTCAAGATTGACGGGTGAGGACAATCGTTTGAAGCGAATTACCCTACAGTGAATGCATAAAAGCCATTACACAAGATCCTCTAAAATTCTCGCAACCACAAGCAAAGGGATAACTCTCATCTCCTATAATTTTATGAGAGgtgctatgtccacaatattttcacaacaaattataggtgtaaagttgttattggttataatttgaatttaaaacttaaattacttttttatctatctgtaacaaccaataacaatctaccatttaggatttgttatgaaccatttaggatttgttatgaaaatattgtaaaaatgttgtgaacataacatttctcataaTTCTACTGAGAGATAGCTCGCTGCTATAATTTAGGGAAGGTAGTTTTTCCGCACCCTTATCACTCCGCAACATTGATCACTAAAAAAGTGCATACATTCTCGACAAAGAGATAAGCTCTAAGctactatataaaaaattatgccCCCTCCTAAAAGGGTATGTAAAAATCACAATTCTCAGTCTCTAATACTTCTAGAGTTCTTAGAAATTTTGTGAAGTACTGATTTAATCATCGAAGGATTGTCGGCCAATAAGTCAACCCCACACAGATACTCTTTGAGAATGTGTTTATCTTTACAGGCCTTTTGATGCTATCCATTTGGACCATCAGCTTACcgactattttttattatgcatcATCAAATACCGAAATATATGAATAAAGGTCATGAGAATTGTGTGTAGTTTATCAAGGTcaatggaccaaaatggacgTTTGTGATCAAGATTCACCTACTACCGCAGTTGTGAGACTACATAACTTTGGTTTTGTGCACTTCCTCTCCTATTCGTAATTTACACTTGGCTTGTATTTATCCTCCACGAATGCCGACACCAAAtgagtcaaaaaaaattttaaaaaaaattctaataggTGTGTTTGGATGGGACCGGGTGTGTCAAAAGTTTAAATCCAATTGAAGCTCCAAAAGTTATTGTCCAAGTTGTTTTCGAAATCCTAGTAACGGGGCTATGACTTATTATTATGAGTGCTACTGCCCCAAATCCACTAACCCAAACTGTGACACGAACACGagtcctctaaaaaaaaaaaaaaaaactgtgacACGAGGAAACGTACCTATgagttatatatttatatataggtaAAACCAGACCATCTTAGTGCGTTAAACCTAATGATGGCTCTGGTGGCTGTGGGTTGATCCAGTTGTTGAAAGCCAATAGCTTTTGCATTTTAGTTTcacaaataaatacaaaattttcagataTCTATAACATGTCAAAGAATAAAACACTTCCAAATTCTCTTTTTAACTATGGAGAGAGATTGAGAAACTATATTGATGTATGAAACGTGGGTGGGGTTGAGACTTGGGGCTCAATCTCaatccctttctttctttggttaCTAGACCATTTACTTGAATTTGATAATGTTTAGCGTGATTTTAGGTTGTGCCATAGTGTATCTCTAGGTATCAGTAGGTGGGTTCAAGTGTATATAGAGAAGTAGATGATTGAGCTTATTAAACAATTGTTTTGCAAAAGGTTCAGATGTTCAAAATAGTTAATTCAAAAGTTTGATTCTCTAACTTATTGTAAATGATCATGCTGATTTATCTTCAGGTGAAGCCTATTTTTGTAACTTCGTTGGTGTTTAATCTGCAATGAAATCAAAGACAATGGTTGCAGTGGAGAGGCCCGTGGTAAGGGTTGATGGATTGGGGTTTGAAATCATAGTTATCCTCTTGCAAATTCTGGGTTTGGGAGTAAGAACTGAAGAACCGtgtagaaacaaaaaaaaaaaaaaaagaatttctgAAACGTTAAAGGAATggtaagaaaattaaaagaaaaaataaagaaagggaaaaaattgttaaagaaaagaaaggtatttttaattaaaagttgaTGCAACTTATTTTGCCATACTCTAATTTTTACAAGTAatcattatatttaattttttaatattagacaTGCCAACTACAAACGGTTTGCCATGGATGTATTTTCTGTTAGTGAGGTAATGataggaaccaaattgactgcgagtaaaaaataacaaagactaaattgattactttcaaaatatatagatcAAATTGATTGTACcttcaaaatgtaaggaccaaaataatgTTTTCACCAAAAATATATCAGAAGTACATCCTAATGGAAAAGGATAGTAAAACAActgattttattgatttttttaaggaagaatTCAAAATATCTATGAAGTGACATGTTTGATAAGATCCTATCATTTacaaatgacaaaaatgaagaataaatgacaaacatttgttaataaatatttatatggtTGTAACTAGGGTGCACATATACTTAATTTTTGCTTTAATACCCTTATCCGATATGTATTGTACCAAATACCTTGCATATATGTCCCATTccgttttttttaataaaagaaatgacAATACGTCTAGGATATGCATGTAATACGACTTGGATATGGTTGAAATCCAACACCTTAATAGTGAAAAATAGCCCAAacttgtatgaatttttttttattttttttatttatatatatagtttttaatgttttatttatttatttttattttttttataccagatagaattttactctatTCTAATTTAAGTGTAAACTTAGACACTTATGTTTTTAATGTTAAACTTGAACACTTAAATCTTTGATATTCTATGTGTTATGGCCATTAATTAAGTTGTTTATCCACTActcttaaattaatatatacttaacaatatataaaaaaaacttatcaaaaaaaaaaaaaatatataaaaacatatattgaATAAGTAAATTAGTGCACATATTCCCGCAGTATAGTatcctattttttcaaaaaccacCATATCTCCATATCTCATATCGTATCCTACCAGTACCCATACTTTTGCATGTTAGGTTGTGAATCAGATAACTTGCTTTTGTCACTACTTCAGTCCTCACAAGCGGTTGCTTGAGTTTTCTCTCAATTTGAAGATGTTTCGACTCTTTTACGCTGAAATATATGTAtccttcaaaaattaataaaggaCAAGAATGTTGCTAAACGTACGGCCCAACCTATTGTCAAATAATTAATGGGGTAGGAGTAGATTCCTCCACATGCCCGAAACTTCTCATTAGCTTCTTCCACATCCTGCAAAAAAGGTGCAGAGCAATCTCTGGTTTGATCTCACTGTTTGCacttaattggattttcttaatTATTAGTTTAGGTCAGAACCATTTAGCATGTGTTTGGCATTACGATTTTACTATAAATTGCGTTATTTCAAACGTCAAATATTGCGTTTTGAAACTAAGGTGCGGgataactttttgaaaaatttcattcaaaacGCAAATCACTCTATACATTTTAAAGTTAGAATACCTAAAACACCCTCAAGTTTTTGCTAAATGACAAAAACACCAGCTAGCAAATAACCTCACTGGTCACCCTCAAGCTACCATGACACCGCCCCCCttgcttccaaaaaaaaaagttcaaggTTAATGTAATTTTAGCAACTTACCTAATCTGCACCATCATATAGTTGCAGATAGCACTATCTTTTGCTTGCATATGAATCTGGGTAGGCACTTGCTAAATAAGCAGTCTTCACACTTTTCTTAGCTCATCTCCTTTAAATCTCCAGCATCCTAATTCTTCTACCTTTTTTCTTCCAGTTCTTCCAGTTCTTCTTTCTTTACTTCTTGTTTTCTTCCGTCATTGTTATGAAGTAGAGAGAGTGACTTTTTGATTTTACCAAGCAACATTTATCAATTACCCATCATACCTCCACCATGTGTGTGGTTGAAACTAGAATTGTCAAATTTTAGAGTCCCTAGGTGGTCAGGTAATGGTATGGCTCATAAACTCTTTtatgacttttctttttcatctttatttGTTAAATGAACATAACAAACTATTATTGTGGAGTGTGGGGTAAGGGTtggggttcaagtttccaggacggagcttcatacacatatacacttagattaggctagagtagaaattctatcttgtatatatataaaaaaaaatagtggacaAACCAAACGATaagtcctttttggtaatttgcacCGACAACAATTTTAGATTAATGTTATTCACAAAGTTTGCCAAACgtgttattttgatttttaaaattgtgctttcaaaatgtttattttaaaaacgcTATTTTGgaaaacacacattttcaaaCAACTTATCCAAACGGATCTTTAATCTGCACGAACTTTTTGTTCACACCGATACATGTAACAAATGAAAGAGAGAACTTGGAATCCAAGTTCTCTTCATTGGAGAGAACGGAAAATGTTACTGAACAATAAGAATTAGCAAACAATTACTAGTTAAGGTTTTAGATACAAAGGAAACTACAGGTGTAGGCAGCCTAGCCAAAAAGTAAAACAGGGAAAACGTCGGTATAAGATTTCTTCTAAATCATTTTAGATACAATTAAGTCCTTTATAGAATGGTCTTAAGAGGGTGTACCGTGTACATGTAAAATCCTTAAAATATAATCTTGAGCCCCACTTCACATTCTCTGGGCTGTCCAACAAACCTTGAGGCCTAAGGCAATATGTTTAAATGAAGCTTTTTTATTACtgcttaaataatatttaactagtttttaatgtcataatttttttataacaaaaatccattatttttatcttgtaatatgcttttttttttggttgaagaaaTGCTAAAGCTATAACAAATTTGACtacaaaaaacttacaaacaaGGTATcaatgaatgtgattagtgacactttaagaaaataataaacaagtattaGAATGAATGATGTTAaagatattacaatttttacaaCATGCAGCTTATAGAAATGTATCaccaattataaaaattaatttaaaaatgcatttagGTTGTTGATGTTCacaaatcatattaattatcacttcaatttgtaaaggttctaaactaaaatttatagtatttctagcattttctcatttgaattattttttgtgattagtgacCCATATTTGTTAGTCCtatgtatttaaatttgtattatcCCTAGCattactaaattttttgggacttcttaaaagtaaaggaaaaatgtaaaactaattttttccttatatctcaaaaaaaaaaaaaaaatctttaaaatatatttcaatttttacccCAAAATTTGGGGCCTTTCTCTAATATAGAGCCTTAGGTGATGCCTAAGTGGCCTAAGCCTAGGGCCGCCCTGACATTCCCCATTCCCAAGTGGAAGAAAGTAGCTATCGCTGCCTCTTATCTCAACACATTCCCTCAGGACCTCGACTATAAATATGGGATTGTTATTTCTTGGCTTCCCATCTCACAGCCTACCTCATTCTCATATATATTCTTCTGCTTCTTATTACTGAAGTCCCATTTTCATAGTATCTTCCTAGCTAGTGTTAAGAAACTTGGTCCCTTAAGACATGGGATTTGCACTCAAAAACCAGGTCTTTCTTCTTTGTGTCATGGTACTCTTGCTTGCAGTACTGTGTTACCCTCAAGACACTTTTACCCACTCAAGAGCAACCTATTATGGTAGCCCTGATTGCTATGGGACTGCAAGTACGTGCATTAATTTGTTACGTCTAGATATTATGTAAATGTGTGTGTTGGACTTCTATTCTTTTTCTAAACAGATTTCTATTGATTTTTGctcgtgagagagagagagcaagaaattaaaaactgtTTATTTTATCATGCTATTGTTGAACTCATAATATATATGGTGATATAGGTGGAGCTTGTGGCTTTCGCGAGTTTGGAAGGACTATCAATGATGGCAACGTGGCTGGAGTGTCTAAGCTGTTTAGGAATGGAACTGGTTGTGGTACATGCTATCAGGTAAAATTGAAGCCGCTTAATtatcttataaaatttatttataaatacgATGGAATTTCAACTTAGAAAgatgtaattattttttgtttattatttaactACAAGAGACAGTAGAGAACTAAACTATCTAACGTTCCCCGTACGATTATTATATGAAGTTCAAGGGCAATAATTGTGTTAGGCACTAATAAGAAAGTGACTCCTTTGCTGTAGTATCCATAATCATACTCGTAATTGTTTGTGAATGAATCATCAGGTTAGGTGCAAAACACCAGAAATTTGCGCTGATGAAGGGGTGAACATAGTGGTGACTGACCATGGTGAAGGAGACAGAACTGACTTCATCCTCAGCCCAAGAGCCTATTCAAAGTTGGCACGTCCCAACGATGTTTCGAAGTTGTTTTCTTACGGTGTGGTTGAAATAGAATACCGAAGAATCTCATGCAAATACTCTGGTTACAACCTCATGTTTAAGGTCCATGAGAATAGCAAATATCCTCACTACCTATCTATAGTATTACTGTACGTTGGTGGACAAAACGACATCACTGCCATTGAATTGTGGCAGGTACGTTTACTTCAAAAAGAGTGATGTTAagaatataacaaattttatttctttatttgattaattaactTCATGTAACAGTTTATTGGTTTATTATTTGAAAGTTGATAAAGGTACAGgtttatctaaaataaaaaatgaacctTTTCAAAAACTATACACATGTAAGTAAACTAAAAATCTAATCCTTTGAGATTTTAATAAATTAGTTTTATATTAATCCTTTTTAAGTGCTATTAATATAGTATTATTTGGTTATTAGCATTCAAAAGGTAATAATGAAACTATGAAATATAGCTAAAATGGtgtacatatataaaattattaaaaggcTAATACTTCTTGTGCAAATAGGACACACGACTTGAAATAACTCAAATAATATTAATGACTTTAAGTCGTGATTTCAGTTATTTTGGATAGTATGTGTACGCACACATTATATGTAATAAATACTGCCATTATTAAAATGATGGATCTTGTTGGTTTATGGTGCAGGATGGTTGGCAGCAATGGAGGGCCATGCGCAGGGCCTACGGGGCAGTGTGGGATATGGTTAACATGCCAAGAGGTTCAACCAAATTGAGGTTCCAAGTGTGTGGCAACTCGGGTATAACGTGGGTTCAGTCGAAAAATGTTCTGCCTAGTGATTGGAAGGCTGGGGTTGCTTATGACTCGTTCATTCAGCTCATTTGAAGCTCTCTTTTTTAGATTCCAAAGTGTGATAAATAATGGAGCAGTTTGATAATGACTTCTTTTTAGTAACTATGGTACGGTATTGGAAGCTTTCTCAGCACAAGTGCTAGCTCTTAATTTGCGTTGCTCCATAAATAATAGGATGGTTGTTCATTAGATTCCAACATTAATATATGTTTGGAACAGTTTGTTAATCATTTCCTTTTAGTTACTAGTCTGGGGATTGTATTGTATATATGCTTTGTCAGCACAAGTGCTCTAAGTATTGCTATGGACtagttataaaatataaataaagctTCACTTTGGAAATACTTTGGCTATTCCTTATATGTACAAATCAGGAGTGGAactacaaattaataaattatgcAACTTGATGGAGGTGTGTGATTTCATTCATACTACGTCGTAGTGACTCATTAGTACTAAAATGTGACTCCTACGATTTCTCTACTTTATATACCATTTGGTGCTGCCATCAAGAATGACATTTCGTTTCAACTTTCAAAGAACATGCTTTGGTCAATTATTTGGCCACTCAACACTCTTTAAATGCTTTGCAGCCCGGGTAGATTTTCCTTATCCGAAATCATTCATATACAATTCCTTTTCCAAGTCCAAATATTCCAACATCAATGCTTGCATGAATGCATGCTACATCCAAAAACCTTCAAGGTCAAAAGTTTTAATTAGTCCAAAATCCAAAAGTTGTAATATTTATCTATGATACGTGCCGTTAACCAAAATCCAccatttataataaatattacaaccactctcacaaacaaaaattaaatacaaaatctaatatagCCAAAGTTGCCCTCCCATTAACACACCAGAGCCTTAGTCTCTTTTTAATGTAGCGGAATACCTATGAGAAATAGAACAAGAATATTTCAAGATGCaagaaacaaaaacatttaCTTTTAAGAGATAACTTCGAATCCACAAGAGTTTTTGAattaacaaagagaaagaggtcTAGAATCCACCactaaataatagagaaaaacacttatttttattaaagtgAAAGTGAGGCATAGAGACCTATTAAAAGGCTTTGTGAAACTTAACATGCAAGAaaatatgttctaaaataaATCCTAATTAATATCTAACCataatttgacctaaaaagcattaaaaacactttacaacaaaatgtaattttggtAAGGAAAGTTTCATTCAAGAGAGTCAATTTTGTACCGGAGATCGTTTCGGTTTGGTTAGTGaaacgatatatttcggtaccggtcaATATCGGTGTACCGTTTTGGGTTACcgttaaatataataataattttttcattgatgtttaaacaaataattttaaataaataaataaatatatatatacacacacacacacacaaaacaaacttttacaATACCAATCTTAATCTTTTAGTAATTATTACATTGATGTTTAAtatagtttcattttttttttttaaaccattggcTAATACATTAGGCAACGAACCCAACATTCTttgctttaatatatatatatatatatatatatatatacctatatCTAAttataatgctagagatacaaattattttacaaattgctgata
Coding sequences within:
- the LOC142612932 gene encoding expansin-like B1; translated protein: MGFALKNQVFLLCVMVLLLAVLCYPQDTFTHSRATYYGSPDCYGTASGACGFREFGRTINDGNVAGVSKLFRNGTGCGTCYQVRCKTPEICADEGVNIVVTDHGEGDRTDFILSPRAYSKLARPNDVSKLFSYGVVEIEYRRISCKYSGYNLMFKVHENSKYPHYLSIVLLYVGGQNDITAIELWQDGWQQWRAMRRAYGAVWDMVNMPRGSTKLRFQVCGNSGITWVQSKNVLPSDWKAGVAYDSFIQLI